In a genomic window of Ranitomeya imitator isolate aRanImi1 chromosome 5, aRanImi1.pri, whole genome shotgun sequence:
- the LOC138637794 gene encoding carboxypeptidase N subunit 2-like, with amino-acid sequence MASGKDVDEKKEITQSEKSSLIMYLDVIVMFLRSIVICNLVFTSSWLAQSCPSLCTCFNGVQVFCSSDKIIQIPTDIPVNATHLMFLDTKISFLNDSSFTRYNSLKKLLFVSNALHFIQETAFNGLPHLTDLEISASPLSMIEPGTFNELNELQKLTITHNPIKDLPCNLLERTTKLEVLALQGNNISQICVSLFSQLKNLRELNLGANELAILHADSFNQLQNLSVLKLNNNNISQIKPGIFDKLGDLTELSLDGNRIGRIFRYTFEKLTSLKKLSLVKNSIKELHSDVFLKLCNLRWLAIEGNQIATLSDGIFAGLHNLANLLVGGNQLETIPKGIFSNLENLETLVLSYNKIQTLEDGAFEGLTSLTHLYLDNNNITAIDENIFKTLTSLLVISLHHNSLTMLPEGIFDPLYSLISLILHNNPWWCDCSFSHFLVWIKENREMTQISEIICNGPEHHQGKSINDLKIRELECPAINTVPQNPSFRMQETAFINGPGTEGSICKSYSISNGSFIISCDLMVCSRISVQVSTMEESSTRTSNHIYHKGDSQCGTTNLKFTITVT; translated from the exons atggcgtctGGAAAAGATGTAGACGAAAAGAAAGAAATTACTCAATCAGAGAAGAGCTCGCTCATaatgtacctggat GTAATTGTTATGTTCCTGAGAAGCATTGTCATCTGTAATTTAGTTTTTACTAGCTCATGGCTTGCACAGAGCTGTCCTTCGCTTTGTACTTGTTTTAATGGAGTCCAGGTTTTCTGCTCCAGTGATAAAATTATACAAATTCCTACTGATATTCCAGTGAATGCTACTCACCTCATGTTTTTAGACACAAAAATATCTTTTTTGAATGATTCGTCTTTCACACGTTACAATTCTTTGAAAAAATTACTCTTTGTCAGCAATGCTTTACATTTTATACAAGAGACTGCATTTAATGGACTACCCCACCTCACCGACCTGGAGATATCAGCCAGCCCACTGTCTATGATAGAACCTGGAACATTTAATGAGCTGAACGAACTCCAAAAGCTCACTATCACACACAATCCAATCAAGGATCTCCCATGTAATCTCCTGGAAAGAACAACAAAATTAGAAGTTCTCGCTTTACAAGGAAATAACATCTCACAAATCTGCGTCAGTTTATTTAGTCAGTTGAAGAATCTTCGTGAACTGAACCTTGGTGCTAATGAACTTGCCATTCTACATGCCGATTCATTCAATCAACTGCAAAATCTTAGCGTTCTCAAACTAAACAACAACAATATAAGTCAAATCAAACCCGGGATCTTTGACAAGCTGGGGGACCTTACTGAACTGTCGCTGGACGGAAATAGGATTGGTCGGATATTTAGGTACACCTTCGAAAAATTGACATCCCTGAAAAAGCTCAGTCTTGTTAAGAACTCAATTAAAGAATTACATTCTGATGTTTTTTTGAAACTTTGCAATCTTAGATGGCTTGCCATAGAAGGAAACCAAATTGCTACACTCTCTGATGGGATTTTTGCTGGACTACACAACTTAGCCAACTTGTTAGTGGGTGGAAATCAACTGGAAACTATTCCAAAGGGAATTTTCTCAAACTTAGAAAATTTAGAAACATTAGTTTTGTCTTATAACAAAATTCAAACTTTGGAAGATGGTGCTTTCGAAGGTCTCACATCACTCACTCACCTTTATCTGGACAATAACAATATTACAGCTATTGATgaaaacatttttaaaactttAACTAGTCTATTAGTTATTAGCCTGCATCACAACTCACTAACAATGCTCCCAGAAGGCATATTTGATCCATTATATAGCCTGATATCATTAATTCTTCATAATAATCCTTGGTGGTGCGACTGTTCATTTTCTCATTTTCTGGTCTGGATCAAAGAAAACAGAGAGATGACTCAAATTTCTGAAATAATTTGTAATGGACCAGAACACCACCAGGGAAAATCAATTAATGACTTAAAAATTCGAGAATTGGAGTGTCCTGCTATCAATACTGTTCCACAaaacccatcatttagaatgcaggaGACTGCCTTTATTAATGGTCCCGGCACTGAGGGGAGCATCTGCAAGAGTTACTCAATCAGTAATGGTAGTTTCATTATTAGCTGTGATCTGATGGTTTGTTCAAGGATTTCTGTACAAGTATCTACAATGGAAGAATCATCTACTAGAACATCCAATCACATCTATCATAAAGGAGATTCTCAATGTGGAACGACAAACCTCAAATTTACCATCACAGTTACATAA